The DNA region CGCACCGGCCCGATCGGCACCGCCCCCAGGGCGGTCCCCAGCGCCACGACCACGAAGATCGTCAGCAGCGGCGACGCCGCCAGCACCTCCAGCACCCGCACCCCCCGACCGTACCGGCCTCCTCGCGCGGGAGCTGTCGGACCCCGATCCGCTCCGCGCGCCCGCGAGTCTGCTGCTCGGGGGATTTCACCCGCGGTAGGGCTTCGGTTCCGGGGCTGGAACGCCGAATCTGAAGGCATGGGTGAGGTGATGGTGTTCCGGCGTCGCATGCGCGACGGCGAGACCCGCCTGCCCGAGAGCCGTGGACCCGAGCCCCGGAGCTTCGACGGGTCGCAGTCCGCGGGCCCGGCCGGCTGCGAGGCCCTCGACCCGACGGACCCCGACGCCTACGGTGAGCCGCTCCCGATCGCCACGCTCATCGCCCGCGCCTTCGGCGTCACCGGCCAGATCCTGGTCGGTCCCCCGCGCCCCCAGGACGCGTCGGGAGCCGAGACAGGCCCCGCGGGCCGACGTCGTCACCTGCGGCTGGTCCGCGCCGAGAGCTGACGCCGTACCCGACGCCCTGCCCCACGCCGTACCCGTCACCGGCCGGCGCCCTACGCCGTGGTGAGTCGTCCGTCGATCATCTCCAGGACGCGGTCGCAGTGCTCGAGCACGTCATGGTCGTGGGTGACCATCACCGTCGCCACCCCGAACTCGTGCGTCTCGCGTGCCAGCAGCCCGACGACCTCGTGGCTGCGCCTGCGGTCCAGTGCAGCGGTGGGCTCGTCGACCAGGACCCCTCGAGAGGACCGAACCGTGACCAGGACCGGCACTGTCGCCCCACCGGTCGTCCAGGTGGAGCACCTGCGCAAGACGTACGGCACCAAGGTGGCCGTCGACGACGTCTCGCTGACCGTCGAGAAGGGCGAGATCGTCGGCATCCTCGGCCCGAACGGCGCCGGGAAGACCACGACCGTCGAGATGATCGCGGGTCTGCGGGTGCCGGACGCCGGCGACGTCCGGGTGCTCGGCCTGGACCCGCAGCGTGACGGCCCGGCTCTCCGCGAGCGGCTCGGCCTGCAGCTCCAGGAGAGCGAGATGCCCGCGAAGATCACCGTGCAGGAGGCGCTCGACCTGTACGCGTCGTTCTACGCGAAGCCCGCCGACCCGGCCGACCTCATCCGCGACCTCGGGCTCACCGATCGACGCGACACCCAGTTCCGCCGGCTGTCCGGCGGCCAGAAGCAGCGGCTCTCGGTCGCGCTGGCGCTCGTCGGGAACCCGGAGGTGGCGATCCTCGACGAGCTCACCACGGGCCTCGACCCGCAGGCGCGGCGCGAGACGTGGGGGGTGATCGAGCGGATCCGCGACCGCGGCGTCACGATCCTGCTGGTCACGCACTACATGGAGGAGGCCGAGCGGCTCGCCGACCGGGTCCTGCTCATCGACGCCGGTCGGGTGGTCGCCGAGGGCACCCCGGCGCAGCTGGCCGCCCGCACCACCGCCCAGACCGTCCGGTTCACCGTTCGGGAGGCACTGCCCGCCGGGCTGCTCGAGCGGCTCCCGGGCGTGGCGGCGGTCACCGTCAGCGGCACCGACTACGAGGTGCGCGGCGCCGAGATGGCCGTCGACGTCGTGCTCGCCGTCACCGGCGCGGGTCTGCGCCCCCAGCACCTCCGCGTGGAGCAGGGCTCACTCGAGGAGGCGTTCGTGTCCATCGTCACCGCCGGCGCTGCCGGAAGGGAGGCCTGAGATGACCACCACCACCGTCGGCCGTCCCCGTGCCACCGGGACGGCCCGCAGCCCGCGCGTCCTCGCGGCGCTCACCGCGTCGGAGGGCCGGCTGTACCTGCGCGAACCGGCCAACGTGTTCTTCGGTCTGTTCTTCCCGGCCGTGCTGCTGCTCGGCCTGGGCCTGCTCATGCCGTGGGCCGACGAGCCGTTCAGCGAGACCGACCCCGTCCTGTCCCAGGTCACGGCGATCACCGGCTACACGCCGATCGTCCTGGCGCTGGCCATCGGCACGGTCGCCTACTCGACCTTCCCGCCCACCATGGGCGCCTACCGCGAGAAGGGCGTCCTGCGGCGTCTGTCGACGACGCCCATACCGCCGTCACGGCTGCTGGTCGCCCAGCTGCTGGTGAACATCGGCATGCTCGTCGTGGCGTCCGGCCTCGCGGTGGCGGGTGGGGCGCTCGTGCTGGACATCGGGATGCCCAAGGACGTGGGGGTCACGCTGCTCGCGTTCGTCGTGGGTGCGGCCGCCTCGATGTCCGTGGGCTCGCTCATCGCCGCACTCGCGCCGACCGCCGGCGCGTCGACAGGTGCCGGCATGCTCGTCTACATGACCTCGCTGTTCTTCGCCGGGGTCTGGTTCCCGCTCCCGCTGATGCCCGAGGTCGTGCAGACGATCAGTCGGTTCACCCCGCTCGGTGCGGCGTCGCAGGCGCTCGCCGCCGGCTGGTACGAGGGCCGCTTCCCGGGCATCGAGCTGCTCGTGCTGGCGGTCTGGACCGCCGTGCTCGTGCCGCTCGCGGCGCGGCTGTTCCGCTGGACCTGACCGCGCCCCGACCGGACGGGTCGGGGCGCGGTCAGTCGCCCGTGGGACCGGCGACGACGACTCTCAGCGGGTGGCGATCCGGATCATCGCCCAGGACACCGGGGGCAGGACGGCGTGCAGCTGCCCGTCGTCGAGGGTGACGCCCGCCAGTGGCCTGGGGGCCACCGAGGTCGAGTCGGCAGCGGTCGCCTGCCAGGTGTGGTCGGGGTTCGACAGCTCGACCGCCTCGACCACCCGGGCGCCCGGGAAGGCGCGCAGGTCGACGTCGACGGGGGTCGGACCGGTCGTCGAGCGGTTGACGACGAACACCGCGACCTCACCGGCATCCGCGTCGTGCGTGGCGACCGCGTCGACGAGTGGCACGAGGCCGAACTTCTTCGTCTCGTAGGTCTCACCCTGGATCGGCACCGTGAGCACGTCGCCCTTGGCGTACCGCGCCGTGAGCGCGAACGGGTGGAACGTCGTCTGGCGCCACGCGGGCCCGCCGGGCTCGGTCATGATCGGCGCGATGACGTTGACCAGCTGCGCCAGCGACGCCGCGTGGACCCGGTCGGTGTGCCGCAGCAGTGAGATGAGCAGGTTCCCGACCACCACCGCGTCGGCGACGTTGTACCTGTCCTCGAGGAGCACCGGCGCAACCGGCCAGTCGTCGCCCTCGGGGACCTTGGACTCCACCCGCTTCTGGTACCAGACGTTCCACTCGTCGAACGAGATGTGGATCCGCTTCTCGAGCTTCTTGGCGGCGCGCACGGCGTCGGCCGTGGCGACGACACCCTCGATGAAGTGGTCCATGTTGACGGCGGAGGCGAGGAAGGAGCCGAGGTCGCCGTCCTCCTCGTAGTAGTAGACGTGCGCCGACACGAGGTCGACGATCTCGT from Cellulomonas sp. KRMCY2 includes:
- a CDS encoding ABC transporter ATP-binding protein translates to MTRTGTVAPPVVQVEHLRKTYGTKVAVDDVSLTVEKGEIVGILGPNGAGKTTTVEMIAGLRVPDAGDVRVLGLDPQRDGPALRERLGLQLQESEMPAKITVQEALDLYASFYAKPADPADLIRDLGLTDRRDTQFRRLSGGQKQRLSVALALVGNPEVAILDELTTGLDPQARRETWGVIERIRDRGVTILLVTHYMEEAERLADRVLLIDAGRVVAEGTPAQLAARTTAQTVRFTVREALPAGLLERLPGVAAVTVSGTDYEVRGAEMAVDVVLAVTGAGLRPQHLRVEQGSLEEAFVSIVTAGAAGREA
- a CDS encoding ABC transporter permease; translated protein: MTTTTVGRPRATGTARSPRVLAALTASEGRLYLREPANVFFGLFFPAVLLLGLGLLMPWADEPFSETDPVLSQVTAITGYTPIVLALAIGTVAYSTFPPTMGAYREKGVLRRLSTTPIPPSRLLVAQLLVNIGMLVVASGLAVAGGALVLDIGMPKDVGVTLLAFVVGAAASMSVGSLIAALAPTAGASTGAGMLVYMTSLFFAGVWFPLPLMPEVVQTISRFTPLGAASQALAAGWYEGRFPGIELLVLAVWTAVLVPLAARLFRWT
- a CDS encoding alpha-N-arabinofuranosidase; this translates as MTTTRIIVDPAFVVGPVRRRTFGSFVEHLGRCVYTGIHEPGHPSADESGFRTDVLDLVRELGVSTVRYPGGNFVSGYRWEDGVGPLDQRPTRLDLAWHSTEPNTFGVDEFMAWCRKAGVEPMMAVNLGTRGIAESLDILEYCNIAGGTTLSDQRRANGGTEPYGVTMWCLGNEMDGPWQVGHKTPYEYGRLAAEVGRAMRMVDPDLELVACGSSSSDMPTFGEWERVVLSESYEIVDLVSAHVYYYEEDGDLGSFLASAVNMDHFIEGVVATADAVRAAKKLEKRIHISFDEWNVWYQKRVESKVPEGDDWPVAPVLLEDRYNVADAVVVGNLLISLLRHTDRVHAASLAQLVNVIAPIMTEPGGPAWRQTTFHPFALTARYAKGDVLTVPIQGETYETKKFGLVPLVDAVATHDADAGEVAVFVVNRSTTGPTPVDVDLRAFPGARVVEAVELSNPDHTWQATAADSTSVAPRPLAGVTLDDGQLHAVLPPVSWAMIRIATR